In the genome of Streptococcus oralis, one region contains:
- the gpsB gene encoding cell division regulator GpsB, with amino-acid sequence MASIIFSAKDIFEQEFGREVRGYSKAEVDEFLDDVIKDYETYAALVKSLRQEIADLKEELSNKPQASSTQQSSIEVTSSTPMTNFDILKRLNRLEKEVFGKQIVDNSEL; translated from the coding sequence ATGGCAAGTATTATTTTTTCAGCAAAAGATATTTTTGAACAAGAGTTTGGGCGTGAAGTTCGCGGATATAGTAAGGCAGAGGTAGACGAGTTCCTAGATGATGTGATCAAGGATTATGAGACTTACGCAGCTTTGGTCAAATCTCTTCGTCAGGAGATTGCTGATTTGAAGGAGGAATTGTCTAACAAGCCACAGGCAAGTTCTACTCAACAAAGTTCTATCGAAGTAACAAGTTCTACTCCAATGACAAATTTTGATATTTTGAAACGATTGAATCGACTTGAAAAAGAAGTATTCGGTAAACAAATCGTAGACAATTCTGAGTTGTAA
- a CDS encoding THUMP domain-containing class I SAM-dependent RNA methyltransferase, which produces MKEQFNLIATAAAGLEAVVGREMRELGYDCQVENGRVRFQGDVKAIIETNLWLRAADRIKIVVGSFPAKTFEELFQGVFALGWENYLPLGARFPISKAKCVKSKLHNEPSVQAISKKAVVKKLQKHYARPEGIPLMETGPEFKIEVSILKDVATVMIDTTGSSLFKRGYRTEKGGAPIKENMAAAILQLSNWYPDKPLIDPTCGSGTFCIEAAMIARKMAPGLRRSFSFEEWNWVSDRLIQEVRTEAAKKIDRELELDIMGCDIDARMVEIAKANAQAAGVAGDITFKQMRVQDLRSDKINGVIISNPPYGERLSDDAGVTKLYAEMGQVFAPLKTWSKFILTSDEAFESKYGSPADKKRKLYNGTLKVDLYQYFGQRVKRQEVK; this is translated from the coding sequence ATGAAAGAACAATTTAATTTAATCGCAACTGCTGCTGCGGGTCTCGAGGCTGTCGTTGGACGTGAGATGCGAGAGTTAGGCTATGATTGCCAGGTTGAAAACGGCCGTGTCCGTTTTCAAGGAGATGTGAAGGCAATCATCGAGACCAATCTTTGGCTTCGTGCAGCTGACCGTATCAAGATTGTAGTTGGAAGTTTTCCAGCTAAGACCTTTGAAGAGCTTTTTCAAGGCGTTTTTGCTCTAGGTTGGGAAAACTATCTCCCGCTTGGGGCGCGTTTCCCTATCTCAAAGGCAAAATGTGTTAAGTCTAAACTTCATAATGAGCCCAGTGTTCAGGCCATTTCCAAGAAGGCTGTTGTCAAGAAACTACAAAAACACTATGCCCGTCCAGAAGGAATTCCCTTGATGGAAACTGGTCCTGAGTTTAAGATTGAGGTGTCCATCCTGAAAGATGTGGCAACTGTCATGATTGACACGACAGGTTCTAGCCTTTTTAAACGTGGATATCGTACGGAAAAGGGTGGAGCGCCTATAAAAGAAAATATGGCAGCGGCGATTTTACAACTCTCTAACTGGTATCCAGACAAGCCCTTGATTGATCCGACCTGTGGTTCAGGAACTTTCTGTATCGAGGCGGCTATGATAGCTAGAAAGATGGCTCCTGGCCTTCGCCGTTCCTTTTCTTTTGAGGAATGGAACTGGGTCAGCGATCGGTTAATCCAAGAAGTTCGCACAGAGGCGGCTAAGAAAATTGACCGTGAACTTGAACTGGATATCATGGGCTGTGATATAGACGCTCGGATGGTTGAGATTGCTAAGGCCAATGCTCAAGCAGCAGGCGTGGCAGGTGATATCACTTTTAAACAAATGCGGGTACAGGACTTGCGCTCAGACAAGATAAATGGCGTCATCATTTCCAATCCACCATATGGAGAGCGTTTATCTGATGATGCAGGAGTTACCAAGCTCTATGCAGAAATGGGGCAGGTCTTTGCGCCATTGAAAACCTGGAGCAAATTTATCCTGACGAGTGATGAAGCTTTTGAAAGTAAGTACGGAAGTCCAGCGGATAAAAAGCGCAAACTTTATAACGGAACCTTAAAAGTGGATTTGTATCAATACTTTGGTCAGCGTGTGAAGCGCCAAGAGGTAAAGTAG
- the mapZ gene encoding cell division site-positioning protein MapZ, with translation MSKKRHNRHKKEHQESKFDFDEAKDLTVGQVIRKNEEVEAGVLPEDNILDKYIKQHREEIEADKFETRQFKKEELQEAQTQEELTQEVSEITEESAPIIEEPDTVSEETVSDSVETTSSDVILPPLGEENQDLEPLVLEKQESAEVADGKEEEGTALLSRSAQVESETISNSKKKRMFVIGSALAAALVLAGSYYIYRQVNRSNQAIQSSQSSSSNQETQAALQEFNALYDAFYTDANKTALKNSQFDKLDRLKAQLDKLEGSREHTLAKSKYDSLETQIKAVQEVNNQFETPAITDGVLDTNAKVKADAKFTEIKTGNTELDKLLDKAISLGKSQQTSASSSSSSSSSQESSSTTTDSSTSSSSASSSSAPASRPESGGLSSDGVNLQRSASRVPYNQSAVDDSNNPAWNFADGVLEQILATSRARGYITGNQYILERVNIVNGNGYYNLYKPDGTYLFTLNCKTGYFVGNGAGHADDLDY, from the coding sequence ATGAGTAAAAAAAGACACAATCGTCATAAAAAAGAGCATCAAGAATCCAAATTTGATTTTGACGAGGCGAAAGATCTGACAGTTGGTCAAGTCATCCGTAAAAATGAAGAAGTTGAAGCTGGAGTATTGCCTGAGGACAATATCTTGGATAAATACATCAAACAGCACCGCGAGGAAATCGAAGCCGACAAGTTTGAAACACGTCAATTTAAAAAAGAAGAACTGCAGGAAGCTCAGACACAAGAAGAATTGACACAGGAAGTCTCAGAAATCACTGAAGAGTCGGCACCAATCATAGAGGAACCCGATACAGTTTCAGAAGAAACGGTGTCAGACTCAGTGGAAACTACAAGCTCGGATGTGATTTTGCCTCCTTTGGGAGAGGAAAATCAAGACTTGGAACCGCTTGTGTTGGAAAAGCAAGAGTCAGCAGAGGTTGCTGATGGGAAAGAAGAGGAAGGGACGGCTCTACTTTCACGTTCAGCTCAGGTAGAATCAGAAACAATTTCTAATTCTAAAAAGAAGCGCATGTTTGTTATCGGTTCAGCCTTGGCAGCAGCCCTTGTCTTGGCAGGTAGTTACTATATCTATCGACAAGTAAATCGCTCCAACCAAGCTATCCAGTCTTCTCAATCATCTTCTAGTAATCAGGAAACACAAGCGGCTCTACAAGAGTTTAATGCCCTCTACGATGCTTTTTATACGGATGCTAATAAAACAGCTTTGAAAAATAGTCAGTTTGACAAGTTGGACCGACTCAAGGCTCAACTAGATAAACTCGAAGGTAGCCGAGAGCACACTCTGGCCAAGTCTAAGTATGATAGTTTAGAAACTCAAATCAAGGCTGTGCAAGAAGTGAATAATCAGTTTGAAACTCCAGCAATTACCGACGGTGTCTTGGATACCAATGCAAAGGTCAAGGCAGATGCTAAATTTACAGAAATTAAAACAGGAAATACAGAGCTAGATAAACTGTTAGATAAGGCCATTAGCCTTGGTAAGAGCCAGCAAACAAGCGCCTCTAGTTCAAGTTCAAGTAGCAGTAGTCAGGAAAGTTCAAGTACAACGACTGATAGCAGTACGAGCAGTTCGTCTGCTTCATCAAGTTCAGCGCCTGCCAGCAGACCAGAAAGTGGAGGTTTGTCTAGCGATGGTGTCAATCTTCAAAGAAGTGCTAGTCGTGTACCGTACAACCAATCCGCTGTAGACGATAGCAACAACCCTGCCTGGAATTTTGCCGATGGTGTTTTGGAACAAATCCTAGCAACTTCACGTGCTCGTGGCTATATCACTGGTAATCAATATATCCTAGAACGTGTCAATATCGTAAACGGAAATGGTTATTACAACCTCTATAAACCAGATGGAACCTATCTCTTCACCCTCAACTGTAAGACTGGATACTTTGTCGGTAATGGAGCTGGTCACGCGGATGACTTGGACTACTAG